A single Zonotrichia albicollis isolate bZonAlb1 chromosome 28, bZonAlb1.hap1, whole genome shotgun sequence DNA region contains:
- the DYRK3 gene encoding dual specificity tyrosine-phosphorylation-regulated kinase 3 isoform X1 encodes MLLGRKPDGPLAAARIGDGLYDSYMRIDECRYPEPTNEERSPSGIPSLSRPHVSINKLIMKDHPLAANQVKVEQLFEDSGNRRSSTLHSAGLTPERSLPSLSKEKSLESLGARGNGSSLKSHKAVSQAPEEAVKQFKHLLSPYEQQEIFSFSEIYFVGPSAKKRQGVIGGPNNGGYDDDQGSYIHVPHDHLAYRYEVLKIIGKGSFGQVAKVYDHKLHQHLALKMVRNEKRFHRQAAEEIRILEHLKKQDKTGSMNVIHMLESFTFRNHICMTFELLSMNLYELIKRNKFQGFSLQLVRKFAHSILQCLDALYRNRIIHCDLKPENILLKQQGRSGIKVIDFGSSCFEHQRVYTYIQSRFYRAPEVILGSRYGMPIDMWSFGCILVELLTGYPLFPGEDEADQLACIMELLGMPPQKLLDQSKRAKNFINSKGHPRYCTVLTQPDGKVTLSGSRSRRGKVRGAPGNKDWVTALKGCDDPLFTGFLKDCLSWDPSARMIPSQALRHPWICKRVPKAAALEKSSGRRISSYSGSFQGIANKLPPVAAVPSKLRASLATEPSGSIPLCTVLPKLVS; translated from the exons ATGCTGCTCGGCAGGAAGCCGGACGGGCCTCTCGCCgcgg CCAGGATTGGAGATGGATTATACGACTCCTATATGAGGATAGATGAGTGTAGATACCCAGAGCCTACAAATGAAGAACGGAGCCCCTCGGGAATTCCTTCCCTTTCAAGACCTCAT GTTTCTATCAACAAACTCATAATGAAGGATCACCCTCTGGCTGCAAATCAGGTCAAAGTGGAGCAGTTATTTGAGGACTCTGGCAACAGAAGGAGCAGCACTCTTCACTCTGCAGGCCTTACTCCAGAGAGATCTCTCCCTTCTCTGTCCAAAGAGAAAAGCCTAGAGAGCCTGGGCGCCAGGGGCAATGGGAGCTCCTTGAAATCACATAAAGCTGTCTCCCAAGCTCCAGAGGAAGCTGTCAAACAATTCAAACATCTGCTGTCACCTTATGAGCAGCAGGAGATCTTCAGTTTCTCTGAGATTTATTTTGTGGGGCCGTCTGCCAAAAAGAGGCAGGGGGTGATTGGCGGCCCCAACAACGGCGGCTACGACGACGACCAAGGCAGCTACATCCACGTGCCCCACGACCACCTGGCCTACAGGTATGAGGTGCTCAAAATCATTGGAAAAGGCAGTTTTGGACAAGTTGCTAAAGTCTATGATCACAAACTCCACCAACACCTGGCCTTAAAGATGGTTCGCAATGAGAAGAGGTTCCATCGGCAAGCTGCCGAGGAGATCAGGATCCTGGAGCACCTGAAGAAGCAGGATAAAACAGGCAGCATGAATGTGATCCACATGCTGGAGAGCTTCACCTTTCGGAACCACATCTGCATGACCTTTGAACTCTTGAGTATGAACCTGTATGAGCTGATTAAAAGGAATAAATTTCAGGGGTTCAGCCTCCAGTTGGTTCGAAAGTTCGCTCACTCCATCCTGCAGTGTTTGGATGCCCTTTATAGAAACAGAATCATCCACTGTGACTTGAAGCCAGAAAATATCCTCCTAAAACAGCAAGGGAGGAGTGGAATCAAGGTTATAGATTTTGGGTCCAGCTGTTTTGAGCACCAAAGAGTCTACACCTACATCCAGTCCCGGTTTTATCGGGCGCCAGAGGTGATCCTGGGGAGCCGCTATGGGATGCCCATAGACATGTGGAGTTTTGGCTGCATTCTGGTGGAGCTTTTGACTGGCTACCCTCTTTTCCCTGGAGAGGACGAGGCAGACCAGCTGGCCTGTATCATGGAACTTCTTGGAATGCCACCTCAGAAGCTTTTGGATCAATCCAAACGAGCCAAGAACTTCATCAACTCCAAGGGTCACCCCCGTTACTGCACGGTGCTGACGCAGCCCGACGGGAAGGTGACCCTGAGCGGGAGCCGCTCGCGCCGGGGCAAGGTCAGGGGTGCCCCGGGGAACAAGGACTGGGTGACAGCTCTGAAGGGCTGTGACGACCCCTTGTTCACTGGTTTCCTCAAGGACTGCCTCAGCTGGGATCCCTCCGCACGCATGATTCCCAGCCAGGCCCTGCGGCACCCCTGGATCTGCAAACGGGTGCCCAAAGCGGCCGCCTTGGAGAAAAGCTCCGGCAGGAGGATTTCCAGCTATTCAGGTTCCTTCCAAGGAATTGCTAACAAGCTGCctcctgtggctgcagtcccCAGCAAGCTGAGGGCCAGTCTGGCCACTGAGCCCAGTGGCAGCATCCCTCTGTGTACTGTGCTCCCCAAACTGGTCAGCTAG
- the DYRK3 gene encoding dual specificity tyrosine-phosphorylation-regulated kinase 3 isoform X2, translating into MGSAPGPPRHDAARQEAGRASRPRIGDGLYDSYMRIDECRYPEPTNEERSPSGIPSLSRPHVSINKLIMKDHPLAANQVKVEQLFEDSGNRRSSTLHSAGLTPERSLPSLSKEKSLESLGARGNGSSLKSHKAVSQAPEEAVKQFKHLLSPYEQQEIFSFSEIYFVGPSAKKRQGVIGGPNNGGYDDDQGSYIHVPHDHLAYRYEVLKIIGKGSFGQVAKVYDHKLHQHLALKMVRNEKRFHRQAAEEIRILEHLKKQDKTGSMNVIHMLESFTFRNHICMTFELLSMNLYELIKRNKFQGFSLQLVRKFAHSILQCLDALYRNRIIHCDLKPENILLKQQGRSGIKVIDFGSSCFEHQRVYTYIQSRFYRAPEVILGSRYGMPIDMWSFGCILVELLTGYPLFPGEDEADQLACIMELLGMPPQKLLDQSKRAKNFINSKGHPRYCTVLTQPDGKVTLSGSRSRRGKVRGAPGNKDWVTALKGCDDPLFTGFLKDCLSWDPSARMIPSQALRHPWICKRVPKAAALEKSSGRRISSYSGSFQGIANKLPPVAAVPSKLRASLATEPSGSIPLCTVLPKLVS; encoded by the exons ATGGGGTCCGCGCCGGGGCCCCCCCGACACGATGCTGCTCGGCAGGAAGCCGGACGGGCCTCTCGCC CCAGGATTGGAGATGGATTATACGACTCCTATATGAGGATAGATGAGTGTAGATACCCAGAGCCTACAAATGAAGAACGGAGCCCCTCGGGAATTCCTTCCCTTTCAAGACCTCAT GTTTCTATCAACAAACTCATAATGAAGGATCACCCTCTGGCTGCAAATCAGGTCAAAGTGGAGCAGTTATTTGAGGACTCTGGCAACAGAAGGAGCAGCACTCTTCACTCTGCAGGCCTTACTCCAGAGAGATCTCTCCCTTCTCTGTCCAAAGAGAAAAGCCTAGAGAGCCTGGGCGCCAGGGGCAATGGGAGCTCCTTGAAATCACATAAAGCTGTCTCCCAAGCTCCAGAGGAAGCTGTCAAACAATTCAAACATCTGCTGTCACCTTATGAGCAGCAGGAGATCTTCAGTTTCTCTGAGATTTATTTTGTGGGGCCGTCTGCCAAAAAGAGGCAGGGGGTGATTGGCGGCCCCAACAACGGCGGCTACGACGACGACCAAGGCAGCTACATCCACGTGCCCCACGACCACCTGGCCTACAGGTATGAGGTGCTCAAAATCATTGGAAAAGGCAGTTTTGGACAAGTTGCTAAAGTCTATGATCACAAACTCCACCAACACCTGGCCTTAAAGATGGTTCGCAATGAGAAGAGGTTCCATCGGCAAGCTGCCGAGGAGATCAGGATCCTGGAGCACCTGAAGAAGCAGGATAAAACAGGCAGCATGAATGTGATCCACATGCTGGAGAGCTTCACCTTTCGGAACCACATCTGCATGACCTTTGAACTCTTGAGTATGAACCTGTATGAGCTGATTAAAAGGAATAAATTTCAGGGGTTCAGCCTCCAGTTGGTTCGAAAGTTCGCTCACTCCATCCTGCAGTGTTTGGATGCCCTTTATAGAAACAGAATCATCCACTGTGACTTGAAGCCAGAAAATATCCTCCTAAAACAGCAAGGGAGGAGTGGAATCAAGGTTATAGATTTTGGGTCCAGCTGTTTTGAGCACCAAAGAGTCTACACCTACATCCAGTCCCGGTTTTATCGGGCGCCAGAGGTGATCCTGGGGAGCCGCTATGGGATGCCCATAGACATGTGGAGTTTTGGCTGCATTCTGGTGGAGCTTTTGACTGGCTACCCTCTTTTCCCTGGAGAGGACGAGGCAGACCAGCTGGCCTGTATCATGGAACTTCTTGGAATGCCACCTCAGAAGCTTTTGGATCAATCCAAACGAGCCAAGAACTTCATCAACTCCAAGGGTCACCCCCGTTACTGCACGGTGCTGACGCAGCCCGACGGGAAGGTGACCCTGAGCGGGAGCCGCTCGCGCCGGGGCAAGGTCAGGGGTGCCCCGGGGAACAAGGACTGGGTGACAGCTCTGAAGGGCTGTGACGACCCCTTGTTCACTGGTTTCCTCAAGGACTGCCTCAGCTGGGATCCCTCCGCACGCATGATTCCCAGCCAGGCCCTGCGGCACCCCTGGATCTGCAAACGGGTGCCCAAAGCGGCCGCCTTGGAGAAAAGCTCCGGCAGGAGGATTTCCAGCTATTCAGGTTCCTTCCAAGGAATTGCTAACAAGCTGCctcctgtggctgcagtcccCAGCAAGCTGAGGGCCAGTCTGGCCACTGAGCCCAGTGGCAGCATCCCTCTGTGTACTGTGCTCCCCAAACTGGTCAGCTAG